The proteins below come from a single Thermoanaerobaculia bacterium genomic window:
- a CDS encoding tyrosine-protein phosphatase, which translates to MIRRRVLSFLLVFSACLAPAFATPPAARPATWAVAVTAKNVENLYRVEPDLYRSARPETAGFHELAALGVKTVLDVESPGDDVLARGSALKLFHVPMTAFGLRDDRVLQALRIMADPANRPIVVHCHLGADRTGALVALYRVVVEGWSKQDAIREMDDGGYHHSSWWRNLDRYVARADVDALRKELGIEKPGATLLAALGKPVVTPAPSVATADAAPAAPSRAIEPAPASSAPVATAPQTPAGGSEPSPAAPKSAEPAGTAAASGNQR; encoded by the coding sequence ATGATCAGGCGCCGGGTTCTCTCCTTCCTCCTCGTTTTCTCCGCGTGTCTCGCGCCCGCGTTTGCCACCCCGCCGGCGGCACGGCCCGCCACGTGGGCCGTCGCCGTCACGGCGAAGAACGTCGAAAACCTCTATCGGGTCGAGCCGGACCTCTACCGCAGCGCCCGGCCTGAAACCGCCGGGTTCCACGAGCTCGCGGCTCTGGGCGTCAAGACGGTGCTGGACGTCGAGTCGCCCGGCGACGACGTCCTCGCCCGTGGAAGCGCGCTCAAGCTCTTCCACGTTCCGATGACGGCGTTCGGCCTGCGCGACGACCGCGTGCTCCAGGCCCTCCGGATCATGGCCGATCCCGCGAACCGTCCGATCGTGGTCCACTGCCATCTCGGCGCCGATCGCACGGGGGCCCTGGTCGCTCTCTATCGCGTCGTCGTGGAAGGGTGGAGCAAGCAAGACGCGATCCGCGAGATGGACGACGGCGGCTATCACCACTCCTCGTGGTGGCGGAACCTCGATCGCTACGTCGCTCGGGCTGACGTCGACGCCCTCCGGAAGGAGCTCGGGATCGAGAAGCCGGGCGCGACGCTGCTCGCCGCCCTGGGCAAGCCGGTCGTCACCCCGGCGCCCTCCGTCGCGACCGCGGATGCCGCGCCCGCGGCGCCGTCGAGGGCAATCGAGCCGGCACCGGCATCCTCCGCCCCCGTCGCGACCGCGCCGCAGACGCCCGCCGGAGGATCCGAGCCTTCCCCCGCTGCGCCGAAGTCGGCCGAACCGGCCGGAACCGCGGCCGCCTCCGGCAACCAGCGCTGA
- a CDS encoding di-heme oxidoredictase family protein: MKRIGGRFRFFPHVLVVVAVAGVWWRAAADPNAGAPGERPTLAAHISQADIDAGKYAFARLFDLGQLLFEEPFNQLDGAGRPGATGNSTPTRRSDPSPRFMRTSGPEAISCAGCHNQPFAGGAGDFVANVFVLAQNLDPVTDSVGAATSDERNTLGMNGSGAIEMLAREMTAELQAERAGAVSQAKASGSVRTVTLASKGVSFGSLAAHPDGTVDTSGVEGVDGDLVIKPFSQKGVVVSLRVFTTNAFNQHHGMEATERFGVACTGTDDFDGDGVKDELSTGDITAATLFQAGLGVPGQVLPDDPAQRDSVSRGELLFSQIGCASCHVPQMTLQHPVYSEPGPYNPIGNLQPAGVSQPFTIDLTRDLVGPNLERQPDGTAIVRAYTDLKRHVICDDQHPHFCNEQVAQNGVPPDEFLTRKLWDAGNTAPYGHRGDIDTIGEAIADHGGEATAARDAFATLPFPSQADLCLFLKSLQVLPIGVRLPRITGRQALEASSLRVQMSQGSALQKQ; this comes from the coding sequence ATGAAAAGGATCGGAGGTCGGTTCAGATTCTTTCCCCACGTTCTCGTCGTCGTCGCCGTTGCCGGCGTCTGGTGGCGAGCCGCGGCCGACCCGAATGCCGGAGCGCCGGGCGAGCGGCCTACCCTGGCGGCGCATATTTCTCAGGCGGACATCGATGCCGGGAAATACGCGTTCGCCCGCCTCTTCGACCTCGGACAACTGTTGTTCGAAGAGCCCTTCAACCAGCTCGACGGCGCCGGACGGCCCGGCGCGACGGGCAACAGCACGCCGACCCGGCGTTCCGACCCTTCTCCCCGGTTCATGCGCACGTCCGGTCCCGAGGCGATCTCCTGCGCCGGCTGCCACAACCAGCCGTTCGCGGGCGGCGCGGGAGACTTCGTGGCCAACGTCTTCGTGCTCGCGCAGAACCTCGATCCGGTCACCGACAGCGTCGGGGCGGCGACCTCCGACGAGCGGAACACTCTCGGCATGAACGGATCCGGAGCCATCGAGATGCTCGCGCGAGAGATGACGGCCGAGCTCCAGGCGGAACGCGCCGGCGCCGTGTCGCAGGCGAAGGCCTCCGGCTCCGTCCGGACCGTCACCCTGGCGTCAAAGGGCGTTTCCTTCGGATCGCTGGCCGCGCATCCCGATGGGACCGTCGACACTTCGGGGGTCGAGGGCGTCGACGGGGACCTCGTGATCAAGCCGTTCTCCCAGAAAGGGGTCGTGGTTTCCCTCCGCGTGTTCACGACCAACGCGTTCAACCAGCATCACGGCATGGAAGCCACGGAGCGGTTCGGCGTCGCGTGCACCGGAACCGACGATTTCGACGGCGACGGCGTGAAAGACGAGCTCTCGACGGGAGACATCACGGCCGCCACGCTCTTCCAGGCGGGCCTCGGGGTCCCCGGGCAGGTGCTTCCGGACGATCCCGCCCAGCGAGACTCCGTGTCGCGCGGGGAGCTGCTTTTTTCGCAGATCGGATGCGCGTCGTGCCACGTACCGCAGATGACCCTGCAGCATCCCGTCTATTCCGAGCCCGGCCCGTACAATCCCATCGGGAACCTGCAGCCCGCCGGCGTCTCGCAGCCGTTCACGATCGATCTCACGCGCGACCTGGTAGGGCCGAACCTCGAGCGCCAGCCCGACGGGACGGCGATCGTGCGCGCCTACACCGATCTGAAGCGCCACGTGATCTGCGACGACCAGCATCCGCACTTCTGCAACGAGCAGGTCGCGCAGAACGGCGTCCCACCCGACGAGTTCCTGACGCGCAAGCTCTGGGACGCAGGGAACACGGCGCCCTACGGACACCGGGGAGACATCGACACGATCGGAGAGGCGATCGCCGACCACGGCGGCGAAGCGACGGCCGCCCGCGACGCGTTCGCCACTCTCCCGTTTCCGAGCCAGGCGGACCTCTGCCTCTTCCTGAAATCCCTCCAGGTGCTTCCGATCGGCGTCCGCCTGCCGAGAATCACGGGTCGACAGGCCCTCGAGGCTTCGAGCCTCCGCGTTCAGATGTCGCAGGGAAGCGCGCTGCAGAAGCAATGA